One genomic window of Thalassoroseus pseudoceratinae includes the following:
- a CDS encoding DUF58 domain-containing protein: MPLRSSGDSEIPLDPTALAQFGKLEVVARLVVEGFMIGQHKSPFKGSSIEFVEHRKYYPGDEIRHIDWRAYGKTGKYYIKEFEDETNLRCYLVVDGSGSMGYGQSTLSKFDYARYLAASLGYLLLTQRDATGLMTFDTAVRNRFEPSANPQSFRRLVETLEDTRTGRETSIAKVLADLLPSIKRRSLIVFLSDCFDRIADFATALKLFRHARHEVIVFHIVAPEEEDFPFSHPTQFRSLERDGHRILVDPHQLRSMYLEQYQKFCDDLVQTCGKIGVDYEKLVTNQPYHTALGKFLDYRARRKAQKR; the protein is encoded by the coding sequence ATGCCTTTGCGATCTTCTGGTGATTCGGAGATTCCGCTCGATCCGACAGCACTCGCACAGTTCGGCAAGCTCGAAGTCGTCGCAAGACTCGTGGTGGAAGGCTTTATGATTGGGCAGCACAAAAGCCCGTTCAAAGGCTCCAGCATTGAGTTTGTGGAGCATCGAAAATACTACCCCGGCGATGAAATTCGGCACATCGACTGGCGAGCCTACGGCAAAACCGGCAAGTATTACATCAAGGAATTTGAGGACGAAACCAACCTGAGGTGCTATCTCGTTGTCGATGGTTCCGGCAGCATGGGATACGGGCAGAGCACGCTTTCCAAATTTGATTACGCCCGCTACTTGGCCGCTTCGCTCGGCTATTTGCTGCTCACGCAACGAGATGCGACCGGCTTGATGACGTTCGACACGGCCGTCCGAAACCGATTCGAACCATCCGCGAACCCGCAAAGTTTTCGGCGACTTGTCGAAACGCTCGAAGACACTCGGACCGGTCGTGAAACCAGCATCGCGAAAGTGCTCGCAGACCTGTTGCCGTCCATCAAACGGCGAAGTCTCATTGTCTTTCTGAGCGATTGTTTCGATCGAATCGCCGATTTCGCAACCGCTCTCAAACTGTTCCGTCATGCACGGCACGAAGTGATCGTTTTTCACATTGTGGCCCCCGAGGAAGAGGATTTTCCGTTCAGCCATCCCACGCAGTTCCGAAGTCTCGAACGGGACGGGCATCGCATCCTCGTCGACCCGCATCAACTTCGAAGCATGTATCTCGAGCAGTACCAGAAGTTCTGTGACGACTTGGTGCAAACGTGCGGGAAGATCGGCGTCGACTATGAAAAACTCGTCACTAATCAGCCATACCACACCGCGCTTGGCAAGTTTCTGGATTACCGTGCCCGACGCAAAGCCCAGAAACGGTAA
- a CDS encoding ArnT family glycosyltransferase produces MSTTWVPNIATSRCPWEKPIVTDHDQRMAVENPAIATHSPNHRRWRIWALIGICGLFLLVFEIGRYRTLTKHESFVAVVSRGMLTSGDWVVPRFANLPRLKKPPLAYWTAATWSAVFGTHAEWTVRLPSVLAALMLAGLLGYWASRWYGHAAGVATALVQLSAVFTIDFGRKAEVDMQLCLITTTALFLIGTYRPGESRVRSFWRWAGVLSLVGLSWLAKFHYGPAMILSVCGVWFVSQRWWRSFWNLLNPLGLLVILAAVLIWPYLVLRQIPDAWEIWQAETVGRAIGQLGRQPVWFYLPQVVALMLPWSLLLPWMWPRSLQRLRQGDERERFLWIWFCVQFAILTASAFKHHHYLMAALPAVSLTLGRTLSEVVVELRSGQRQFWRGWVVVNLVSGCAITAASSAVVGRKWPHLVLPTGVAMACLSVGLLAASVFFVQRRWRSGLVSVTAGFGVCYVLVMGWIFPSRDGRLADVRFAAELTEKSLPAPIRVYGLKEHPVVYYLPESAARVEEPNRLSEELESAGRLLVVTATSRTAELSRIGECRVVQHARHANDTAPAKGEPLALFELRVLEPVDQLVPPAVAEKAIRNRHR; encoded by the coding sequence ATGAGCACGACTTGGGTGCCGAACATCGCCACATCAAGATGCCCCTGGGAGAAACCGATCGTGACGGACCATGATCAACGGATGGCAGTGGAAAACCCGGCAATTGCCACACATTCGCCGAACCATCGTCGGTGGCGGATTTGGGCGTTGATCGGGATTTGCGGGCTATTCCTCTTGGTGTTCGAGATTGGCCGTTACCGCACGCTGACGAAACATGAAAGCTTCGTCGCTGTTGTCTCACGTGGCATGTTGACCAGCGGCGATTGGGTGGTCCCTCGATTCGCAAACCTACCGCGATTGAAAAAGCCACCGTTGGCATACTGGACCGCCGCAACCTGGAGTGCAGTCTTCGGAACGCATGCCGAGTGGACCGTGCGGCTTCCATCTGTTCTGGCCGCGTTGATGCTGGCCGGTTTGCTGGGATATTGGGCGAGCCGATGGTACGGACACGCCGCGGGAGTCGCCACGGCCCTGGTACAACTCTCCGCTGTCTTCACGATCGACTTCGGACGTAAAGCCGAGGTTGATATGCAATTGTGTCTTATTACCACTACGGCGTTATTCCTGATCGGCACTTACCGACCGGGGGAATCGCGTGTCCGATCGTTTTGGCGATGGGCCGGGGTGTTGTCGTTGGTGGGGCTGTCCTGGTTGGCGAAATTCCACTACGGCCCCGCGATGATTCTGTCTGTCTGCGGGGTGTGGTTCGTCTCACAGCGTTGGTGGCGATCGTTTTGGAATCTGCTGAATCCCTTAGGGTTACTCGTCATTCTGGCTGCGGTTCTGATTTGGCCTTATCTCGTCCTTCGACAAATCCCGGATGCCTGGGAAATCTGGCAAGCAGAAACTGTTGGGCGGGCAATCGGTCAGTTGGGCCGACAACCGGTTTGGTTCTATCTCCCCCAAGTGGTTGCGTTGATGCTGCCTTGGTCGTTGCTACTGCCGTGGATGTGGCCTCGGAGTTTGCAACGCCTGCGACAAGGTGACGAACGCGAACGCTTCCTGTGGATTTGGTTCTGTGTTCAATTCGCCATTTTGACAGCGTCGGCGTTCAAACATCATCACTATCTCATGGCCGCACTGCCCGCCGTTTCACTGACTTTGGGACGGACGCTCTCCGAAGTCGTGGTGGAACTGCGAAGTGGACAGCGACAATTCTGGCGGGGTTGGGTGGTTGTCAATTTGGTCAGCGGTTGCGCAATAACCGCGGCGAGTTCGGCAGTCGTCGGTCGAAAATGGCCTCATTTGGTGCTGCCGACGGGCGTGGCAATGGCATGCTTATCGGTTGGATTGCTTGCCGCCTCGGTGTTCTTCGTGCAACGACGCTGGCGATCCGGATTAGTCTCCGTAACCGCTGGTTTTGGAGTGTGCTATGTGCTTGTGATGGGCTGGATTTTTCCAAGTCGTGATGGTCGTCTGGCCGATGTCCGGTTCGCAGCGGAACTGACAGAGAAGTCACTGCCCGCACCAATTCGCGTCTACGGACTGAAGGAACATCCGGTCGTCTATTATCTGCCGGAATCAGCCGCACGAGTCGAGGAACCCAATCGACTCAGCGAGGAACTTGAGTCTGCCGGTCGTTTGTTGGTGGTCACAGCAACCAGCCGGACCGCTGAACTGAGTCGAATCGGTGAATGCCGAGTTGTCCAACACGCTCGACACGCAAACGACACCGCACCGGCGAAAGGCGAACCGTTGGCATTGTTCGAACTCCGGGTCTTGGAGCCAGTCGATCAATTGGTTCCGCCAGCCGTCGCGGAGAAAGCAATCCGAAATCGTCACCGATAA
- a CDS encoding ABC transporter permease, whose protein sequence is MAAAQVSIIRRLGALLGPLLGLVVVYAIFGIADRLLADRPEDALFFTVETVQKILRDASLVGVAALGMTLIVISGGIDLSAGAAISLCATVTAWFFREDYGTAAALTAGLLTGCGTGLLNGLLINGLRVVPFIATLGTMTMFFGLGLILSDDTPIRAFGKAPDWVLNLQTPYPIPDWLGVSSGVWVMFILSVLTAIVLRFTVFGRRIIAIGSNEEAAHLCGVRVSRVRVLVYTLAGVFVGVAGLFQFAILNGEGDPKAGMGKELEIIAAVVIGGASLNGGRGSILGTLSGAIVMTTILNGCVTLEIPTSYQKVILGAIIIAAVTLDQWRQRRSGV, encoded by the coding sequence ATGGCTGCCGCTCAAGTTTCGATCATTCGTCGGCTGGGTGCGTTGCTCGGTCCGTTGTTGGGGTTGGTGGTTGTTTACGCCATCTTCGGCATCGCGGACCGTCTGCTCGCCGACCGACCGGAAGACGCTCTGTTCTTCACCGTGGAAACGGTTCAAAAGATTCTTCGAGACGCCTCGCTTGTTGGAGTCGCGGCACTCGGGATGACACTGATTGTGATTTCCGGTGGGATCGATCTTTCTGCCGGGGCCGCAATTTCACTGTGCGCAACGGTGACGGCGTGGTTCTTTCGGGAAGACTACGGCACCGCCGCCGCATTGACAGCCGGTTTGCTCACCGGGTGCGGGACGGGTTTGCTGAACGGATTGCTGATCAACGGGTTACGAGTGGTGCCGTTCATCGCCACGCTGGGCACGATGACCATGTTCTTCGGTCTTGGGTTGATTCTGTCGGATGACACGCCAATTCGTGCCTTCGGCAAAGCCCCCGATTGGGTGTTAAACCTCCAAACGCCTTATCCGATTCCCGACTGGCTCGGTGTTTCCAGCGGTGTATGGGTGATGTTCATTCTGTCCGTATTGACCGCGATCGTGCTACGGTTCACGGTGTTTGGTCGCCGGATCATTGCGATCGGCTCGAACGAAGAGGCGGCGCACCTGTGTGGTGTGCGGGTTTCGCGAGTGCGGGTGTTGGTTTACACGTTGGCCGGGGTGTTCGTCGGCGTGGCGGGATTGTTTCAGTTTGCGATTCTCAACGGCGAAGGCGATCCGAAAGCCGGTATGGGCAAAGAGCTGGAGATCATCGCCGCTGTCGTGATCGGCGGAGCAAGTTTGAACGGCGGACGCGGTTCCATCCTCGGGACGCTTTCCGGTGCCATCGTGATGACGACCATCCTGAACGGCTGCGTCACGCTGGAAATTCCCACGTCGTATCAAAAGGTGATTCTGGGAGCAATCATCATTGCGGCGGTCACGTTGGATCAATGGCGACAACGTCGCTCTGGTGTGTGA
- a CDS encoding pyridoxal phosphate-dependent aminotransferase: MSATLSEFAKSLTVETAFTVLAVAKALKADGKDVVELEIGDSPFDSTASAKSVGIESIEQNHSHYCPSPGLPEFRDAAAAMVEREFRIPAKRENVVAGPGAKVFEQFFCEAFVNPGDGVLVFSPYFPTYVPNIERRGGRITLSALKQENEFRPNIDDIDQFVNNSEQPKAIFLNTPHNPTGGVTTEDDLRNIADIVRGKDIAVFSDEPYCHMVWKGRHHSLLAQPGMMDQCVAAYTFSKSYSMSGWRLGFAVSAPHVIEAIGKMVNTTLSCTPALVQRAGTAALNQDDAERDSTMKKFQEKVELLTNGLNRIEGFQTIEPTSTFYVFPNVAPVCNRLKITSHGLALYLLEGADEDFGVACLGGECFGQAGAGFLRFSCAEPNERLEQALGFLPIAISREDKVSEYLDAHPQHRLDTPYPVPS; the protein is encoded by the coding sequence GTGTCGGCCACGCTGAGTGAGTTTGCGAAATCATTGACTGTGGAAACCGCGTTTACCGTTTTGGCGGTCGCCAAGGCGTTGAAAGCGGATGGGAAGGATGTGGTCGAACTGGAGATCGGTGATAGCCCGTTCGATAGCACGGCTTCGGCGAAATCGGTCGGGATTGAGTCGATCGAGCAGAACCATTCGCACTATTGTCCCTCACCCGGTTTGCCAGAATTCCGTGATGCCGCCGCCGCAATGGTCGAGCGGGAGTTCCGCATCCCCGCGAAGCGTGAAAACGTGGTCGCCGGTCCCGGTGCGAAGGTCTTCGAGCAGTTTTTCTGTGAAGCGTTCGTCAACCCAGGTGACGGCGTGTTGGTGTTCAGCCCGTATTTTCCGACCTATGTGCCGAACATCGAGCGTCGCGGTGGACGTATCACGCTCTCGGCACTCAAACAGGAAAACGAATTCCGTCCGAATATCGACGATATCGACCAGTTCGTGAACAACAGCGAACAACCCAAAGCGATCTTTCTGAACACACCGCATAACCCAACGGGCGGCGTGACGACCGAAGACGATCTTCGGAACATCGCCGACATCGTGCGAGGCAAAGACATCGCGGTATTCAGTGATGAACCGTATTGTCATATGGTGTGGAAGGGCCGACATCATTCGCTGTTGGCTCAGCCGGGAATGATGGATCAGTGTGTCGCAGCGTACACATTCAGCAAATCTTACAGTATGAGTGGGTGGCGACTTGGATTTGCCGTCTCGGCTCCGCATGTGATCGAAGCCATCGGCAAAATGGTGAACACGACACTGTCCTGCACACCGGCGCTTGTTCAACGGGCGGGAACGGCGGCACTCAATCAGGATGACGCTGAACGCGATTCCACAATGAAGAAGTTCCAAGAGAAAGTGGAGCTTCTCACCAACGGCCTCAACCGGATCGAAGGCTTCCAAACCATCGAGCCGACATCCACGTTCTACGTGTTCCCGAATGTCGCTCCGGTGTGCAATCGGTTGAAGATCACCAGTCACGGGTTGGCGTTGTACTTGCTTGAAGGAGCGGACGAGGACTTCGGCGTCGCGTGCTTGGGCGGCGAGTGTTTCGGACAGGCCGGAGCCGGTTTTCTGCGATTCAGTTGTGCCGAGCCGAACGAACGACTGGAACAGGCCCTCGGATTTTTGCCGATCGCCATTTCGCGGGAAGACAAGGTCTCCGAGTATTTGGACGCTCATCCGCAACACCGTCTCGACACCCCCTACCCCGTTCCAAGCTAA
- a CDS encoding HD-GYP domain-containing protein, whose product MTESLVSEPVISESDRDASLPGVSVQIADLLTGTKLRHPLLNSAGVLLVAEGTTITSQLKQRIASYGKDNVRINPDDLGNVTLDVSDIEGRQTVGTTSELIERLDSIIDQGVLLVKNDGPAMQGQMVSNGRKPFDASRREELLTQHQATRESLDSMMREVGHGQELNGKQIAQLVATYLTDMAEDNEHVLSIAMSADKQGLSERALQTSLMAMTIGVEMGFDVSNVRLLGICGLVHDWGMTRVPEEILSKSGRLTEIEFLEIQKHPIHTLDILTLISGIPGIVPLVVYQVHESLNGTGYPRGRKGSSIHPFARILHVVDVYTALTSPRSYRNPIMPYGAVECLLQLASKRVLDSKVITALLNAFSLFPIGSFVTLDDASVAQVLRPNRGKFDRPIVQLVRDSQGQKVPVSDDSIIDLATSERQVVQAIPTPGRNEIPYSKDVLTGSACHQYRDQA is encoded by the coding sequence ATGACCGAATCCCTAGTATCTGAACCTGTGATTTCCGAGTCCGATCGGGACGCCAGTTTGCCTGGTGTCTCTGTGCAGATCGCTGACTTATTGACAGGGACCAAGTTGCGGCATCCACTTCTCAATAGTGCCGGTGTGCTGTTGGTCGCGGAAGGGACAACGATCACGTCTCAACTCAAGCAGCGGATCGCCTCCTATGGTAAAGACAATGTTCGTATCAATCCGGATGACTTAGGGAATGTGACACTCGATGTTTCCGACATTGAAGGGCGTCAAACTGTCGGGACGACTTCAGAGCTGATCGAACGACTAGATTCGATTATCGATCAGGGCGTGTTGCTTGTTAAAAATGATGGCCCTGCAATGCAAGGCCAGATGGTTTCCAACGGTCGGAAACCCTTTGATGCATCACGCCGCGAGGAGTTGCTGACGCAGCATCAGGCGACTCGAGAGTCACTCGACTCAATGATGCGCGAGGTTGGTCATGGGCAGGAGCTCAACGGGAAGCAAATTGCACAACTTGTTGCGACCTATCTCACGGATATGGCTGAGGACAACGAGCATGTGTTAAGTATTGCGATGAGTGCCGATAAACAAGGTTTGAGCGAGCGTGCGTTGCAAACGTCTTTGATGGCGATGACAATCGGCGTCGAAATGGGATTTGACGTTTCTAATGTCCGATTGCTAGGGATTTGCGGGTTAGTTCACGACTGGGGAATGACCCGTGTTCCCGAAGAGATTCTGTCAAAGAGTGGACGGCTGACGGAAATTGAGTTCTTGGAAATTCAAAAGCATCCGATTCACACCCTCGATATTTTGACTCTAATATCAGGCATTCCAGGGATCGTACCGTTAGTGGTCTATCAGGTACACGAAAGTCTCAATGGAACAGGATACCCACGGGGGCGAAAGGGTTCCTCGATTCATCCATTTGCCCGCATTTTGCATGTTGTGGATGTTTATACAGCATTGACGTCGCCACGGTCTTACCGGAACCCCATCATGCCTTACGGCGCGGTCGAGTGCTTGCTTCAGTTGGCGTCGAAGCGGGTTTTGGATTCCAAAGTTATCACGGCGTTGCTCAATGCGTTTAGTCTTTTTCCGATCGGGAGTTTTGTAACCCTCGACGATGCAAGTGTTGCCCAAGTGTTGCGTCCCAACCGGGGCAAATTTGATCGACCGATCGTGCAGTTGGTCAGGGATTCCCAAGGGCAAAAAGTGCCGGTCTCCGATGATTCCATCATCGATCTGGCGACGTCGGAACGGCAAGTCGTCCAGGCGATTCCAACACCCGGACGAAACGAGATTCCCTATTCGAAGGACGTGCTCACTGGTTCCGCGTGTCACCAATACCGCGATCAAGCTTGA
- a CDS encoding chemotaxis protein CheX: protein MGSTRDVFTMMLGCEPVRESLTLKNSVVPAFDLSAVIGITGGATGTVVFSVARQTALNIVERMLGTKVEEVNADVRDAIGEITNMIAGSAKAKFEQLNLSISTPNIISGADHEIHYPTSIKPICLNYQSDVGKFCLEAGFAPN, encoded by the coding sequence ATGGGTTCCACTCGAGACGTATTCACAATGATGCTTGGTTGTGAGCCTGTTCGGGAAAGTCTTACGCTAAAGAATTCTGTGGTCCCGGCCTTCGACCTCAGTGCGGTCATTGGAATCACAGGCGGAGCAACCGGAACCGTCGTTTTTAGCGTGGCCCGCCAGACGGCCTTGAATATTGTGGAACGCATGTTGGGGACGAAAGTCGAGGAAGTCAACGCCGATGTCCGAGACGCCATTGGCGAGATCACGAACATGATTGCCGGGTCTGCAAAAGCCAAATTTGAACAACTAAATCTCTCGATCAGCACCCCCAATATCATTAGCGGAGCTGACCACGAGATTCATTACCCGACTTCGATCAAACCGATCTGCCTCAACTATCAATCCGACGTCGGCAAATTCTGTCTTGAAGCCGGTTTCGCACCAAACTAG
- a CDS encoding response regulator, translated as MRALVVDDSGTMRTIIKRGLSLLSVTQVADAEDGVQALSLFKSAEFDLILSDWNMPNMDGLEFLENVRSINETIPFIMITTEAERSRVVSAIQAGVSDYIVKPFTVDVLKAKLDRWIPAAT; from the coding sequence ATGCGAGCACTAGTTGTTGACGACTCAGGAACAATGCGAACCATCATCAAGCGAGGACTCTCTCTGCTGAGTGTCACGCAAGTTGCAGACGCTGAAGATGGCGTGCAAGCACTCAGTCTCTTCAAGTCCGCGGAGTTCGATTTAATCCTGAGCGACTGGAACATGCCGAATATGGACGGGCTGGAATTCCTAGAGAACGTCCGAAGTATCAACGAGACAATCCCGTTCATCATGATCACCACGGAAGCGGAGCGATCACGAGTGGTCTCGGCAATTCAAGCCGGTGTTTCAGACTATATTGTCAAGCCGTTCACAGTGGATGTCTTGAAAGCAAAACTCGACCGTTGGATCCCTGCAGCGACCTAA
- a CDS encoding protein-glutamate methylesterase/protein-glutamine glutaminase, with the protein MVQQPIRMLVVDDSLLYRKIVRDALEAIPGVEVVGSAGDGIAAVEKIERYRPDLITLDLEMPRMNGIEVLDQLRSRQWSTKAIMISGANQSDAERTMNALRRGAFDFIVKPRTDSIEHSRQKLIHDLSERIEAFRIKTQRVQPTIPVPAKPASLQESWRTRASGTIEAVAIGISTGGPDALRQLIPQLPADFPAPILIVQHMPPMFTRLLANGLNSSSALNVREAQCGNPMEPGNVYIAPGGKQMKVVKIGDDVHVKITDDPPENSCRPAVDYLFRSLVPVYGANTLGVIMTGMGSDGLHGCRELKNAGAKIMVQDEASCVVFGMPRFPIQEGLADEVVPLQDMATRIQRSVASKSLV; encoded by the coding sequence GTGGTGCAGCAACCAATTCGTATGTTGGTCGTCGATGATTCGCTCCTCTATCGCAAGATTGTCCGCGATGCTTTGGAAGCGATTCCTGGCGTCGAGGTCGTCGGCTCCGCAGGTGATGGAATCGCCGCCGTGGAGAAGATTGAGCGGTATCGCCCCGACCTCATTACACTCGATCTCGAAATGCCACGAATGAACGGAATTGAGGTTCTGGACCAACTTCGATCTCGCCAGTGGTCCACGAAGGCAATCATGATCAGCGGGGCCAACCAGTCGGACGCTGAACGCACAATGAATGCCTTGCGTCGGGGAGCGTTTGATTTCATCGTCAAACCGCGGACCGATTCCATCGAGCATAGCCGCCAAAAACTGATCCATGATTTATCGGAGCGAATCGAGGCATTCCGTATCAAAACACAGCGTGTCCAACCGACGATTCCGGTTCCGGCGAAACCCGCGAGTCTTCAAGAGTCTTGGCGGACTCGGGCATCGGGAACAATCGAGGCCGTTGCCATTGGAATCTCCACGGGGGGACCGGATGCACTTCGACAGCTAATCCCGCAACTCCCAGCGGACTTCCCGGCTCCAATTTTGATCGTTCAGCACATGCCACCGATGTTCACGCGGTTGCTGGCTAATGGTTTGAATTCCTCGAGCGCATTGAATGTTCGAGAAGCTCAATGCGGGAACCCGATGGAACCGGGCAATGTGTATATCGCACCGGGCGGCAAGCAGATGAAAGTCGTCAAGATTGGTGACGATGTCCACGTCAAAATCACCGACGATCCGCCGGAAAATAGTTGTCGACCGGCCGTGGATTATCTGTTCCGCTCACTGGTTCCTGTGTATGGCGCGAATACGCTCGGCGTGATCATGACCGGCATGGGGTCGGACGGTTTGCACGGCTGTCGCGAGTTGAAGAACGCGGGCGCCAAAATCATGGTTCAGGATGAAGCTAGTTGTGTCGTCTTTGGGATGCCTCGGTTTCCGATTCAGGAAGGACTGGCGGACGAAGTCGTTCCCCTGCAAGACATGGCCACTCGGATTCAACGCAGTGTCGCGAGCAAAAGTCTTGTTTAG